The Parashewanella spongiae genome has a window encoding:
- the fliG gene encoding flagellar motor switch protein FliG: MPDISSDDPTQVSTAVVSNITGVEKAAILLLSLSEADAASVLRHLEPKQVQQLGMAMASTQDYGQEKVIGVHKLFLDEIQKFSAIGFNSEDFVRKALTAALGEDKAGNLIEQIVAGGGSKGLDSLKWMDARQVATIIQNEHPQIQTIVLSYLEPDQAAEIFAQFPENTRLDLMMRIANLEEVQPAALQELNDIMEKQFAGQGGAQAAKMGGLKAAANIMNFLDTGVESHLMETLRESDEEMAQQIQDLMFVFENLIDVDDRGIQALLREIQQDVLMKALKGADDALKNKLLGNMSKRAAELLNDDLEAMGPIRISEVEVAQKEILSIARRLSESGELMLSGGGGGDEFL, translated from the coding sequence ATGCCTGATATTAGTAGTGATGACCCAACCCAAGTCTCTACGGCTGTAGTGAGTAATATTACAGGTGTAGAAAAAGCCGCAATCTTGTTGTTGAGCTTAAGCGAAGCGGATGCCGCTTCTGTTTTGCGCCATTTAGAGCCAAAACAGGTACAACAATTGGGTATGGCAATGGCCTCTACCCAAGATTACGGCCAAGAAAAAGTCATTGGTGTGCATAAACTATTTTTGGACGAAATCCAAAAGTTTTCTGCGATTGGCTTTAATAGTGAAGATTTTGTCCGTAAAGCCCTAACCGCAGCATTAGGTGAAGACAAAGCTGGCAACTTGATCGAGCAAATTGTAGCTGGCGGAGGCTCGAAAGGTCTTGATTCATTAAAATGGATGGATGCAAGACAAGTTGCAACAATCATTCAAAACGAACATCCGCAAATTCAAACGATTGTATTATCTTACCTTGAGCCGGATCAAGCCGCTGAAATTTTTGCACAGTTCCCTGAAAATACACGTTTAGATTTAATGATGCGTATTGCTAATCTTGAAGAAGTGCAACCTGCTGCATTACAAGAATTAAATGACATCATGGAAAAACAGTTCGCGGGTCAAGGTGGTGCACAAGCTGCCAAAATGGGTGGCTTGAAAGCGGCAGCAAATATCATGAACTTCTTGGATACAGGTGTCGAGAGTCACTTAATGGAGACATTGCGTGAATCTGATGAAGAAATGGCTCAGCAAATTCAAGATCTTATGTTTGTGTTTGAAAACCTCATTGATGTTGACGACCGAGGCATTCAAGCCTTATTGCGTGAAATTCAACAAGATGTGCTAATGAAAGCGCTAAAAGGTGCGGACGATGCCCTTAAAAATAAACTGCTTGGGAACATGTCCAAACGTGCAGCAGAATTGTTAAATGATGACTTAGAAGCTATGGGGCCGATACGGATCAGCGAAGTTGAGGTTGCCCAAAAAGAAATATTATCCATAGCTCGAAGATTGAGTGAGAGTGGTGAGCTAATGTTAAGCGGCGGTGGAGGCGGTGATGAGTTCCTCTAG
- the fliF gene encoding flagellar basal-body MS-ring/collar protein FliF, translating into MSTELALSGNTSSDANGSVDGAAQEHKSGMLGGLGSSNALRQVTMILALAVCLALAVFVILIAQEPEYRPLGKMDTQEMIQVLDVLDKNKIDRKIEVDVVLVPENKYQEVKLLLSRAGVESSSKNDDYLSKDSGFGVSQRMEQARLKHSQEMNLARAIEELKRVSRAKVILALPKENVFARSASKPSATVVITTRRSGLGQEEIDSIVDIVASAVQGMDPSRVTVTDSSGRLLNSGSQDGASSRARREIEIAQAKENEYRNKIQSILIPILGPENFSSQVDVSMDFTAVEKTTKRFSPDQNAVRSEQTLETNSKGGGIGGIPGALTNQPPAASDIPQDATNAAASETGASGSLHREATRNFELDTTVSHTRQQVGTVNRVSVSVAVNFKSGVADENGQVDRVSRNDQEIANIRRLLEGAVGFNAARGDVLEVVSVPFMDQLVESAPKPEIWEQPWFMRTVKLALGALVVIVLIVTVIRPMFKRMVQPDGDKANDESSTGNELAEIEDQYAVDTLGMLNKSDSEYSYADDGSILIPDLHKDDDMIKAIRALVANEPELSTQVIKSWLQEDA; encoded by the coding sequence GTGAGCACAGAATTAGCACTAAGCGGAAATACGTCTTCAGATGCAAATGGAAGCGTTGATGGCGCAGCGCAAGAACACAAATCAGGAATGTTAGGCGGGCTTGGTAGTTCAAACGCACTTCGCCAAGTGACAATGATCCTGGCATTAGCTGTATGTCTTGCACTTGCGGTGTTTGTGATCTTAATAGCACAAGAACCTGAGTATCGCCCTCTTGGGAAAATGGATACCCAAGAGATGATCCAAGTACTTGATGTACTTGATAAGAATAAAATCGATCGAAAAATAGAAGTTGATGTTGTTTTAGTCCCTGAAAATAAGTATCAAGAAGTCAAATTATTGTTAAGCCGCGCCGGTGTTGAAAGTAGCAGTAAAAATGATGACTATTTGAGTAAAGACAGTGGTTTTGGCGTTAGCCAAAGGATGGAGCAAGCACGATTAAAGCACAGCCAAGAGATGAATTTAGCGAGAGCTATTGAAGAACTCAAGCGCGTGAGTCGTGCAAAAGTAATTTTAGCTCTGCCAAAAGAAAACGTATTCGCACGAAGTGCTTCTAAGCCAAGTGCAACAGTGGTGATCACTACTCGCCGAAGTGGTTTGGGGCAAGAAGAAATCGATTCAATCGTTGATATTGTGGCTTCTGCGGTTCAAGGAATGGACCCAAGTCGTGTAACCGTGACAGATTCGTCGGGTCGATTACTTAATTCTGGCAGTCAAGATGGTGCTTCCTCCAGAGCACGCCGAGAAATCGAAATTGCTCAGGCAAAAGAAAATGAATACCGCAATAAAATCCAGTCAATTCTTATTCCGATACTAGGTCCTGAAAACTTTTCATCTCAAGTTGATGTTTCTATGGACTTTACTGCAGTTGAAAAAACAACAAAACGTTTTAGTCCAGATCAAAATGCTGTGCGAAGTGAGCAAACGTTAGAAACGAACTCAAAAGGTGGTGGGATTGGAGGTATCCCGGGGGCGTTGACTAATCAGCCTCCTGCGGCATCAGATATCCCTCAAGATGCCACAAATGCAGCGGCAAGTGAAACTGGAGCGTCAGGCTCTTTGCACCGCGAGGCCACTCGCAATTTCGAATTAGACACGACAGTAAGCCACACTCGCCAACAAGTAGGTACTGTAAATCGTGTCTCTGTTTCTGTTGCTGTTAATTTTAAATCTGGTGTAGCCGATGAAAATGGCCAAGTTGATCGCGTGTCTCGTAATGATCAAGAAATTGCTAATATTCGCCGTTTACTTGAGGGCGCAGTTGGTTTTAATGCTGCTAGAGGTGATGTGCTAGAAGTTGTCAGTGTGCCATTTATGGATCAATTGGTAGAAAGCGCACCTAAACCAGAAATTTGGGAGCAACCATGGTTTATGCGAACGGTCAAACTCGCTTTGGGTGCATTAGTTGTCATTGTGTTAATAGTGACGGTCATTCGCCCAATGTTTAAGCGAATGGTTCAACCAGATGGCGATAAAGCGAATGATGAAAGCAGCACTGGTAACGAATTAGCAGAAATTGAAGATCAATATGCCGTAGATACCTTGGGGATGCTAAATAAATCGGACTCAGAGTACAGTTATGCTGATGATGGCTCAATTCTTATACCCGATTTGCATAAAGATGATGATATGATCAAAGCGATTCGCGCGCTTGTGGCCAACGAGCCCGAGCTTTCAACTCAAGTAATTAAGAGCTGGTTGCAAGAAGATGCCTGA
- the fliE gene encoding flagellar hook-basal body complex protein FliE — MQINANELLQEMQSIKGEITPSANLQSAGLIREVNNTSGSDFSELLSMAMGNINQLQSNSANLATRLEMGDTSVTLSDTVIAREKASVAFEATVQVRNKLVDAYKEIMNMTV; from the coding sequence ATGCAAATCAATGCTAATGAGTTATTGCAAGAAATGCAGTCCATCAAGGGAGAGATTACTCCGTCCGCTAATCTACAAAGTGCAGGATTAATTCGTGAAGTAAATAACACTTCAGGGAGTGACTTTAGTGAGTTATTGTCGATGGCAATGGGAAATATCAATCAGCTACAATCTAACTCTGCCAATTTAGCAACACGTTTGGAAATGGGTGATACCAGTGTCACACTTTCTGATACTGTGATTGCAAGAGAAAAAGCGAGTGTTGCTTTTGAAGCCACAGTCCAAGTGAGAAATAAACTGGTCGATGCGTACAAAGAAATAATGAATATGACGGTTTAA
- a CDS encoding HAD family hydrolase encodes MAVNNNFLALVTYNFENGDIDISEGSESTAKRISDAVSQGEPLKVTIMRQQYSNSEQNHAVETTFNLTLKNGKFVEDSSIMTKAAQTLEKLLLNQSYNASIISAFLSKINEGKKSDLSSFADSEWVITQKGEDKSHPSETKQASAQASISSQDVTPILATPKATNHESYSSYENVTKLESIKQFIQPIPDTVIIFDLDDTLISDDVKAEYQTKSKLTLEDALVATHKTTTIPNIPMYLAELRAKLPDGGKIVLMTNSLESSMNRKLQAIGLEKKLFDFIDTKDEVLARTQTEKATNKGLRLENLCQKHGLKPKQICIVDDEKQHLDSVRKSSQKLKVPTFVSVQYSGACLMQHRAAAITHCYDDRMVGKSLDYYLNWNYTKSDYSRDVKAQKDQYDSAIY; translated from the coding sequence ATGGCTGTAAATAACAATTTTTTAGCTCTAGTAACTTACAACTTTGAAAACGGTGATATTGACATTTCAGAAGGCAGTGAGTCTACCGCTAAAAGAATTAGTGATGCTGTTTCTCAAGGTGAGCCTTTAAAAGTCACCATAATGCGCCAACAATACTCTAACTCAGAGCAAAATCATGCTGTTGAAACAACCTTTAACTTAACTTTGAAAAATGGGAAGTTTGTTGAAGACTCATCAATCATGACGAAAGCGGCTCAAACACTAGAAAAGCTACTCCTTAATCAGAGTTATAATGCCAGCATAATCAGTGCCTTTCTTTCTAAAATAAATGAAGGAAAAAAATCTGACTTAAGTAGTTTTGCAGATAGTGAGTGGGTTATTACACAAAAAGGTGAAGATAAAAGCCACCCAAGCGAAACAAAACAAGCTTCAGCTCAAGCCAGCATTTCGTCGCAAGATGTTACGCCTATACTTGCCACACCAAAAGCGACTAATCACGAAAGTTATAGCAGTTATGAGAACGTTACAAAACTAGAAAGTATTAAGCAATTCATACAACCTATACCCGACACAGTCATAATTTTTGATTTAGACGACACATTAATTAGTGACGATGTAAAAGCGGAATATCAAACTAAATCAAAATTAACGCTAGAAGATGCATTAGTTGCTACCCACAAAACAACCACTATCCCAAATATACCGATGTATTTGGCTGAACTTAGAGCCAAATTACCTGATGGTGGTAAAATTGTTTTAATGACCAATTCGCTTGAATCTAGTATGAATCGAAAATTGCAAGCAATAGGATTAGAAAAGAAACTTTTTGACTTTATTGATACTAAAGATGAGGTTCTAGCCCGTACTCAAACTGAAAAAGCAACAAACAAAGGTTTGAGACTCGAAAACTTGTGTCAAAAGCACGGCCTTAAACCCAAACAAATTTGCATTGTCGATGACGAGAAACAACATTTAGATTCAGTTCGTAAATCGAGCCAAAAACTTAAAGTTCCAACGTTTGTTTCAGTCCAATATAGCGGTGCTTGCCTAATGCAACATCGTGCAGCGGCAATCACTCACTGCTACGATGATAGAATGGTAGGAAAATCATTAGATTACTATCTAAATTGGAACTACACAAAATCAGATTATAGTCGAGATGTTAAAGCTCAAAAAGATCAATATGACTCGGCAATATACTAG
- a CDS encoding sigma-54-dependent transcriptional regulator → MTEARILLVEDDESLREALVDTLLLAQFDCVDVGSAEDAILELKSAVTKKVAFDMVISDVQMEGIGGLGLLNYMQANHAKIPMLMMTAFATINDAVRAIKLGAVDYLAKPFATEVLINQVSRYLPSKTDFNAPIVEDEKSLQLLSLAERVAQSDASVMIMGPSGSGKEVLARYVHQHSHRNDAAFIAINCAAIPENMLEATLFGYEKGAFTGAHQACPGKFEQAQGGTLLLDEISEMELGLQAKLLRVLQEREVERLGSRKTIKLDVRVLATSNRDLKAMAESGNFREDLYYRINVFPLTWPALSQRPADILPLARHLIERHSQRQGFVETPTLDDAATRKLLMHRWPGNVRELDNVMQRAVILLQGKQISANDIIIDATEISRVTSADVSTNSGSEQVVNAPQQEGLGGELQAQEHLIILETLNQCDGSRKMVAEKLGISARTLRYKMAKMRDAGIEIPA, encoded by the coding sequence ATGACAGAAGCTAGAATATTACTTGTCGAAGATGATGAATCACTTCGTGAAGCATTAGTTGATACTCTTTTATTAGCACAATTTGATTGTGTGGATGTTGGAAGTGCTGAGGATGCCATTCTTGAATTAAAATCTGCAGTTACCAAAAAAGTGGCTTTTGACATGGTGATCAGCGATGTCCAAATGGAAGGCATTGGTGGGCTTGGGTTATTAAATTACATGCAAGCCAACCATGCAAAAATTCCGATGTTAATGATGACAGCATTTGCCACAATTAATGACGCTGTCAGGGCAATAAAACTCGGTGCGGTGGATTATTTAGCTAAACCATTTGCAACAGAAGTATTGATAAACCAAGTCAGTCGATACTTACCGAGTAAAACAGATTTTAATGCGCCAATCGTCGAAGATGAGAAAAGCTTGCAGTTACTATCCTTAGCGGAGCGTGTGGCTCAATCTGACGCATCAGTCATGATAATGGGACCTAGTGGTTCAGGTAAGGAAGTGCTTGCTCGCTATGTGCATCAACACAGCCATCGTAATGATGCGGCTTTTATTGCAATTAACTGCGCCGCCATTCCAGAAAACATGTTAGAAGCGACCTTATTTGGCTATGAAAAGGGTGCTTTTACAGGCGCACATCAGGCATGTCCTGGCAAGTTTGAACAGGCTCAAGGCGGTACACTTTTACTTGACGAAATATCAGAAATGGAACTCGGTTTACAAGCTAAGTTATTGAGGGTTTTACAAGAGCGTGAAGTGGAACGCTTAGGAAGCCGAAAAACCATTAAGCTTGATGTACGCGTACTTGCGACTTCAAATCGTGATTTAAAAGCAATGGCAGAGTCAGGCAACTTTCGGGAAGATTTATATTATCGTATTAATGTGTTTCCTTTAACTTGGCCTGCGTTAAGTCAGCGACCTGCCGATATTCTGCCGTTAGCGAGACACTTAATCGAGCGGCACAGTCAAAGACAAGGTTTTGTGGAAACGCCAACACTTGATGATGCAGCAACTAGAAAGTTATTAATGCATCGCTGGCCGGGAAATGTTCGTGAACTTGACAATGTCATGCAGCGAGCGGTGATTTTACTGCAAGGTAAACAAATTAGCGCAAACGACATTATCATTGATGCTACTGAAATCTCTAGGGTGACATCGGCGGATGTATCGACAAACAGTGGTTCGGAACAAGTCGTTAATGCACCCCAGCAAGAAGGTCTCGGTGGTGAGCTACAAGCCCAAGAGCATTTGATTATATTAGAAACATTAAATCAATGTGACGGTAGCCGAAAAATGGTTGCGGAAAAACTGGGTATTAGTGCGAGAACGCTTAGATATAAAATGGCTAAAATGAGAGATGCTGGGATAGAAATCCCAGCATAG
- a CDS encoding sensor histidine kinase: MSNVQAVTPINKHAQDVAHPSKANLFKGEVDNMSSRVEHILQAMPSGIVILDGNGMVTQANPVALELLGEPLEGQKWLTIINRAFSPQKDDGHEVSLRNGRRVKLAITPLSPEPGQLIVLTDLTETRQLQQNLSHLQRLSSLGKMVAKLAHQVRTPLSAAMLYASNLKNPKLPEASKAKFQDKLINRLNQLEHQVNDMLLMARGRQNQQGEPVSFEQVLEQVSADCEPIAEKKNCTLRFINESSAQLMANENALSSAINNLVMNSLEAGAKNVTVKSCERQSQLFLEVIDDGKGLESGTEKRILEPFYTTKAQGTGLGLAVVQSVVRNHNGNINLKCELGKGCHFILSFPALSAAA; the protein is encoded by the coding sequence TTGTCTAATGTTCAGGCTGTCACGCCAATTAATAAACACGCACAAGACGTTGCACACCCAAGTAAAGCCAATTTATTTAAGGGTGAAGTTGATAACATGTCTAGCCGTGTCGAGCATATTTTACAGGCCATGCCTTCAGGGATTGTGATACTGGATGGTAATGGTATGGTGACTCAGGCCAACCCCGTTGCATTAGAACTCTTGGGTGAACCACTCGAAGGGCAAAAGTGGCTAACCATCATTAATCGTGCTTTTTCTCCGCAAAAAGATGACGGGCATGAAGTATCTCTCAGAAATGGTCGTCGAGTTAAGCTTGCTATCACGCCACTATCGCCAGAACCCGGTCAGCTTATTGTCTTGACCGATCTTACTGAAACTCGGCAACTTCAACAGAACCTATCTCATTTACAACGTTTATCTTCGCTCGGAAAAATGGTGGCAAAATTGGCTCACCAAGTTCGTACGCCGCTCTCAGCAGCGATGCTTTATGCATCAAATCTTAAAAATCCAAAGTTGCCAGAAGCCAGTAAAGCTAAGTTTCAAGATAAACTCATCAATCGATTAAATCAGTTGGAACATCAAGTTAATGACATGTTGTTAATGGCAAGAGGGCGCCAAAATCAACAAGGTGAACCAGTAAGTTTCGAGCAAGTGCTAGAACAAGTTTCAGCTGATTGTGAGCCGATTGCAGAAAAGAAAAATTGTACATTACGGTTTATCAATGAATCATCAGCTCAGTTAATGGCCAATGAAAATGCGTTAAGTTCAGCAATTAACAATTTAGTGATGAACAGTCTTGAAGCAGGCGCAAAAAATGTCACCGTTAAATCTTGTGAAAGACAGTCCCAATTGTTTTTAGAAGTGATTGACGATGGTAAAGGTCTTGAGTCAGGCACAGAAAAACGAATATTAGAACCGTTTTATACAACAAAGGCGCAAGGCACGGGTTTAGGGCTTGCTGTTGTTCAGTCAGTTGTTAGAAACCACAACGGCAACATTAATTTAAAGTGTGAACTTGGCAAAGGTTGCCATTTTATCCTTAGCTTTCCTGCATTGTCTGCTGCAGCCTAA
- a CDS encoding sigma-54 dependent transcriptional regulator, protein MMQIDQRILLVGTELERFNRLACILEFLGEQVDFVSIDELANLTQGHRFRAIVVEQSSAMIESLKSTISQLPWQPFIALSADENIDASNIVGFISDPVTYPQLTEFLHFCQVFGQAKRTEVPTSVNQTKLFRSLVGRSEGINQVRHMISQVAGSDATVLILGQSGTGKEVVARNIHYLSERRTGPFIPVNCGAIPPELLESELFGHEKGSFTGAITARKGRFELAEGGTLFLDEIGDMPLQMQVKLLRVLQERVFERVGGSKTLKTDVRVVAATHRNLEEMINDNTFREDLYYRLNVFPIEMPSLQERQEDIPLLLQELVARVFNEGRGKVRFTQRAIDSLKEHSWAGNVRELSNLVERLTILLPGGLVDVNDLPLKYRHIDVPEYQVEVSEEQAERDALAAIFNDDEPVEIPESRFPSELPPEGVNLKDLLAELEIDMIRQALDHQDSVVARAAEMLGIRRTTLVEKMRKYGLSKE, encoded by the coding sequence ATGATGCAAATTGATCAACGAATTTTACTTGTTGGAACAGAATTAGAGCGATTTAATCGCTTGGCTTGTATTTTAGAATTTCTTGGTGAACAAGTTGACTTTGTTTCTATTGATGAACTAGCTAACTTAACCCAAGGGCATCGCTTTAGAGCAATTGTCGTCGAGCAAAGCTCTGCAATGATTGAATCTCTAAAATCAACAATAAGCCAGTTGCCTTGGCAGCCTTTTATCGCTTTATCTGCCGATGAAAATATCGACGCGAGTAACATCGTCGGTTTTATTTCTGATCCTGTTACTTATCCTCAGTTAACTGAGTTCCTACACTTTTGCCAAGTTTTCGGACAGGCAAAACGAACAGAAGTACCGACAAGCGTAAACCAAACCAAACTCTTCCGTAGCCTTGTGGGGCGCAGTGAAGGAATCAATCAAGTTAGACATATGATTAGTCAGGTTGCTGGCTCTGATGCAACGGTATTAATCCTAGGGCAATCAGGTACGGGTAAAGAAGTGGTTGCTCGTAATATTCATTATCTTTCTGAGCGACGCACAGGGCCTTTCATTCCTGTAAACTGTGGTGCTATTCCGCCTGAATTACTTGAAAGTGAGCTATTTGGTCATGAAAAGGGCTCTTTTACAGGTGCAATTACGGCTCGTAAAGGGCGCTTTGAACTGGCTGAAGGCGGCACACTCTTTTTAGATGAAATTGGCGATATGCCACTGCAAATGCAGGTTAAATTGCTTCGTGTATTGCAAGAGCGTGTTTTTGAGCGGGTAGGTGGTTCTAAAACCCTTAAAACAGACGTTAGAGTGGTCGCAGCTACGCATAGAAACTTGGAAGAAATGATTAACGATAATACTTTCCGCGAAGACTTATATTATCGCTTGAATGTATTCCCGATTGAAATGCCATCACTGCAAGAGCGTCAAGAAGACATTCCACTATTACTTCAAGAGCTTGTTGCGCGTGTGTTCAATGAAGGGCGTGGGAAAGTTCGCTTTACTCAGCGTGCTATAGATTCATTAAAAGAACATAGTTGGGCTGGTAATGTTCGTGAGTTATCGAACTTAGTTGAGCGTTTAACGATTTTACTTCCTGGCGGCTTAGTGGACGTAAATGACTTGCCTTTAAAGTATCGACATATTGATGTTCCTGAGTATCAAGTTGAAGTGAGTGAGGAACAAGCTGAGCGTGATGCACTTGCAGCAATATTTAACGACGATGAGCCAGTAGAAATACCCGAAAGTCGATTTCCAAGCGAGCTTCCTCCTGAAGGTGTTAACTTAAAAGATTTATTGGCTGAACTCGAAATTGATATGATCCGTCAAGCTTTAGATCATCAAGATAGTGTTGTTGCACGAGCCGCAGAAATGCTTGGTATTCGCCGTACTACGCTGGTTGAAAAAATGCGAAAGTACGGGCTTTCAAAAGAATAA
- the fliS gene encoding flagellar export chaperone FliS, whose product MRGSLQSYRKVSLDTQLADASPHKITQMLLAGALERVAQSKYAIEHNNTAAKGELIGKAIGIIQGLRNCLVMDDDSEVGTNLSNLYEFMLASLTRANVENNAAILDDVSEVLRTIKEGWDAIPHDMHHITAHAS is encoded by the coding sequence ATGAGGGGTTCGTTACAGTCTTATCGTAAAGTATCATTGGACACTCAGCTCGCTGACGCTTCACCACACAAAATCACTCAAATGTTACTTGCAGGTGCGCTTGAAAGAGTGGCGCAATCAAAATATGCTATTGAACATAACAACACTGCAGCCAAAGGTGAATTGATTGGCAAAGCAATTGGTATTATTCAAGGTTTAAGAAACTGTTTAGTAATGGATGACGATTCAGAGGTCGGAACCAACTTGAGCAACTTGTATGAATTTATGTTGGCGAGTTTAACCAGAGCCAATGTAGAAAATAATGCAGCCATACTTGATGACGTTTCTGAAGTATTAAGAACCATCAAAGAAGGTTGGGATGCAATCCCTCACGACATGCACCACATTACTGCTCACGCGAGCTGA
- the fliD gene encoding flagellar filament capping protein FliD: protein MISNQGLGSGLDISGIVTALVGAERGPKDAQLNAEQGRLTTEISAIGSLKSAMKTFEDSMESLGKSSTFLGNKTTLSNSDYLSATSEDDAVAGSYNVEVVELARSQKLGSQGFNDVTTPVGEGSLNFAIGGEDFDVAVAADASLQDIMRAINSSDDNIGITATIVNNVSTDPTDPNAPTVSRLVLTSDDTGVVNDITVDATDVSGTALTDAFENMEVLQASRNATLNIDGLSISSASNEVENAIQGVTLNLKDADVDESTTITIAPNTGAAKTQIESFVEAYNELMTTIDNLSGYDADTQRAGALQGDSLVRSVESQLRNTLSSGFGTEDGEMRLSEFGISSDRYGMLEIDSDRLDDALENNLNGMSEFFTAEDTGFAATLTNRVEVYSETGGLLDSRDESLDRQVDRIGDSREALDRKMVSLQARLTQQYNAMDLLVGSLSQQSADLTNRLNSLPGLVPQS from the coding sequence ATGATTTCTAACCAAGGGTTAGGTTCTGGTCTCGATATTTCGGGCATTGTAACGGCCTTAGTTGGTGCTGAAAGAGGCCCTAAAGATGCACAGTTAAACGCTGAACAAGGGCGGCTTACTACTGAAATTTCCGCTATTGGCTCACTCAAAAGCGCGATGAAAACCTTTGAGGATTCAATGGAATCCCTCGGCAAATCGTCGACTTTTTTAGGTAATAAAACCACCTTATCAAATAGCGACTACCTCAGTGCAACCTCCGAAGATGATGCCGTTGCCGGTAGTTATAATGTCGAAGTTGTTGAACTTGCTCGTAGCCAAAAACTTGGCAGCCAAGGCTTCAATGATGTTACGACTCCTGTTGGTGAAGGTAGCTTAAACTTTGCAATTGGTGGTGAGGATTTCGATGTAGCTGTAGCGGCCGATGCTTCACTTCAAGACATTATGCGTGCGATTAATAGCTCTGATGATAATATCGGGATTACCGCGACGATAGTTAATAACGTAAGTACTGATCCTACCGATCCCAATGCACCGACAGTTTCAAGATTAGTATTAACGTCAGATGATACTGGTGTTGTTAACGATATTACTGTCGATGCGACTGATGTATCAGGTACGGCATTGACAGATGCTTTTGAAAATATGGAAGTGCTGCAAGCGTCACGAAATGCAACGTTAAATATTGATGGTTTATCAATAAGCTCGGCTTCAAATGAAGTGGAGAACGCGATTCAAGGTGTCACACTTAATTTAAAAGATGCAGATGTCGATGAGTCAACAACGATTACCATTGCACCGAATACGGGTGCGGCTAAAACTCAAATAGAGTCATTTGTTGAAGCATACAACGAGTTAATGACTACGATTGATAATTTATCGGGTTATGACGCTGACACCCAAAGAGCTGGCGCATTACAAGGTGACTCTTTAGTTCGTTCAGTGGAATCTCAGCTTCGAAACACGCTTTCATCAGGCTTTGGCACTGAAGATGGCGAAATGCGTTTAAGTGAGTTTGGTATTTCATCCGATCGCTATGGCATGTTAGAGATTGATTCAGACAGGCTCGATGACGCACTGGAAAATAATTTAAATGGAATGTCTGAGTTTTTTACTGCGGAAGATACAGGATTCGCTGCTACGCTTACTAATAGAGTTGAAGTGTATTCCGAGACTGGCGGCTTACTTGATAGTCGAGATGAAAGCTTAGATCGTCAAGTCGATCGAATCGGTGATAGCCGCGAAGCTTTGGATCGCAAAATGGTGTCTTTACAAGCCCGCTTGACTCAGCAATACAACGCAATGGATTTGTTAGTGGGGAGTTTAAGCCAGCAGTCTGCTGACTTAACTAATAGGTTAAACTCTTTACCTGGACTTGTACCTCAGTCGTAG
- a CDS encoding flagellar protein FlaG yields MDINTYTAGTDVASASNQSNVVPNNQSGSGQSNAVSGNLSQQAPIDVLLNESNGVAELQKIFESAKEADVDALTAAAEELTEMMSVSRKSIQFQVHEESGKTVVSVMDTESGEIIRQIPSEEAIELAERFAEMSGLLLKTEV; encoded by the coding sequence ATGGACATAAATACATATACAGCTGGTACGGATGTTGCTTCAGCTAGCAACCAAAGTAATGTAGTGCCAAATAATCAGTCAGGCAGTGGTCAGTCTAATGCTGTGAGCGGCAATTTATCTCAACAAGCACCGATTGATGTGTTGTTGAATGAGTCGAACGGAGTGGCTGAGCTACAAAAAATCTTCGAGTCGGCAAAAGAGGCTGATGTTGATGCACTAACGGCCGCGGCGGAAGAATTGACTGAAATGATGTCAGTGTCGCGCAAAAGCATTCAGTTTCAAGTGCATGAAGAAAGTGGCAAAACAGTTGTAAGTGTGATGGATACCGAGTCGGGTGAAATTATCCGCCAAATACCGTCAGAAGAAGCGATTGAACTCGCAGAGAGATTTGCTGAAATGTCAGGTTTATTGCTAAAGACTGAAGTATAG